From Bacteroides uniformis:
CCCCTTACCGGAAATACCGACAAGGGGATCTTTATAAGTCATCAGCGCTTTACAGCCACTGTATTTATCTTATTTCTTAAAGAAGTTCTGAACATCTTCATTACGGACCATCTGTTCATCAAAGATGTAAGCACCAGTCTTAGGAGACTTCACCATTTTGATAACCTTTGTATAAGAACGTCCTTCTTTGCTTCCTTCGTGCAAGGTTGCTACCGCTTTCTTTGCCATAAGTTATAGATTTATTATTTAATTTCTTTATGTACTGTCACTCTCTTCAGAATCGGGTTGTATTTCTTCAACTCCAATCTCTCTGTGGTATTCTTTCTGTTCTTCGTCGTAATATAACGAGAAGTACCCGGCATACCGCTATCCTTGTGTTCTGTGCATTCCAGAATCACCTGTACTCTGTTACCTTTTGCTTTCTTTGCCATAATCAGTATTCTCCTCTACTTTAGCCAATAACTTTAATGCTTTTCCAATCACAATAACCTTTAGCTACCGCATCTTTCAAAGCAGCGTCCAGTCCTTTCTTATTAATAATGCGCAAACCATTAGCGCAAATGCTAAGGCTGATCCAGCAATCCTGCTCTACATAGTAGAACTTCTTGTTAAACAAGTTCAAATCAAAGGTTCTCTTTGTTCTTCTCTTTGAGTGTGAAACATTGTTGCCAATCATGGCCTTCTTTCCGGTAATTTGACAAATCTTTGACATTTCTATCTTAATTTTATAGTTTTCTTTTTTGCCTATTTCAAACAGAGCGCAAAGTAAGCACTTTTATCGTTACCAAACAAGTTTTTCTTAAAATAATTCACTGTATGATAGCATTTTTTCCTCATTTCAGCTTCTCACAAAGCAACAAAAGGGCATTTTGAATTGCTTTTTCCACATTTCCCTTTCTTCCCTCGTCTCCCTCCTGCTTCATGGAAACGATTTCATTTTTATAGGCAGCGGCTATCCACACCGTACCCACCGGTTTTTCCGGAGTCCCACCTCCAGGACCTGCAATACCGGAAGTAGCCACTGCACAATCTGTTTTCAGCGTTTTCATCGCACCTTTCACCATTTCTGTAACAGTTTCGCGGCTTACTGCTCCATGTTTTTCCAAAGTTTCGGCAGATACATGCAGCAAAGACATCTTTATTTCATTGGAATACGCCACTATACTACCATTAAAGTATTCCGAACTGCCGGGAACGGAAGTAATCAGAGCGGCAATCCCTCCACCCGTACAACTTTCTGCGGTGGAAAGGGACAATTTCTTTGCTTTCAGCAGCTCTCCTACCTTTTCTTCCAACTTCATACCTTATTATATATTATCCTAAAGTTACGCGTGAATAAGCAGGTGCTTCCATCGGACAAAAATCCTTATCCATATACTTGAAGTATCCGGTAATGGCAATCATGGCAGCGTTATCCGTTGTGTAGCTGAACTTCGGAATAAATATTTTCCAACCATACTTCCCGGCATGCTCACGGAAAGCATTACGCAATCCGTTATTGGCAGAAACGCCTCCTGCAACAGCCACTTCCTTTATTTTATATTGTTTGGCAGCTTTGCGCAACTTATCCATCAAGATATCTACAACGGTAGCTTCCAGTGATGCCGCCAAATCCGTCTTGTGATGTTCGATGAAATCGGGGTCGTCCTTCATCCAGTCGCGCAGAGAGTAAAGAAACGAGGTCTTAAGTCCGCTGAAACTATAATCCAACCCTGGAATATGCGGTTTGCTGAACGAGAAGGCTTTAGGATTACCTTGCCGAGCCAGTTTGTCAATAATCGGACCACCTGGATATCCCAATCCCATTACCTTCGAGCATTTGTCAATGGCTTCACCGGCGGCATCATCAATGGTCTGCCCCAAAATTTCCATATCGTTATAGGCTTTCACCAAGATAATCTGTGAGTTTCCACCGGAAACCAGCAAGCAGAGGAAAGGAAATTCCGGCTGCACATTATCTTCACCTTCTGCTTTAATGAAATGAGCTAAAACATGGCCAGTCAAATGATTAACATCAATCATGGGAATGCCTAATGAACGGGCGAACCCTTTGGCGAAAGATACCCCCACCAACAATGACCCCATCAATCCCGGTCCACGTGTAAAAGCCACAGCACTCAATTCCTCTTTAGTTACTCCGGCGCGTTTCAATGCCTCATGCACTACCGGAACTATATTTTGTTGGTGCGCGCGGGAAGCCAGTTCAGGCACTACCCCGCCGTATGCTTCATGCACAGCTTGGCTGGCCACCACATTCGAAAGCAGATAACCATCTTTGATGACAGCTGCAGAAGTGTCATCACAAGAAGATTCTATTCCCAAGATTATTGTACTCATAATGTTTATTTACGTTTAAACGCTGCAAAAGTAGTGATAAAAGTACGATTCATAACGTATTATTTCATATTTTTGTTGGCTGATTATAAAAATTAACCGCCTATCAGAAAGCTAAAAAAAACAGTACGCTGGGTACTCGGTATTGTATTGGGATTGTATATCGGTACCATATTGTTGCTGAACATTCCATCCGTTCAGCGACAAATGTCTGTATTTGTTGCCAATGAACTGGCTTCCATACTGGACAGCAAGATTTCCATTGGGCGAATAAACATAGGATTGCTGAACCGCATCATCATCGACGACCTGCTCCTGGACGACCAGTCTAGCAAGGAAATGCTGAAGGTGACCCGTCTTTCTGCCAAATTCGATATTCTCCCCCTATTCAGCGGCAAAATATCCATCAGTAACATACAATTGTTCGGCTTTAACATCAATCTGAACAAGCAGACTCCCAAGGATAAACCTAATTTTCAGTTTGTACTCGACGCATTCGCATCCAAAGATACGGTTCAAAAGAAAAATAACCTGGATCTCCGTATCAATTCCTTACTGATACGCCGCGGAAAGGTTTCATATGATGTGCTGTCCGAGAAAGAGACTCCGGGAAAGTTCAATCCACAGCATCTCCGCTTGCGTAACATTATTGCAAACATCTCCCTAAAAGCATTGCAAAATGATTCTATCAATGCTGCCATCAAGCGTCTGAGCATCGAAGAAGAACATTCCGGATTTGAATTGAAGAAACTAAGCCTAAAGGTTATCGGCAATGACCAACGGATGAAAATCGAAAATTTCGCCATCGACCTCCCCAACACCTCTTTGGCAATGGATACTATACACATGGATTATGACAGTCTGGGGGCGTTTGACAATCTTGCCCAAGATGTCCGTTTCTCATTCCATTTGCTGCCCTCTCAAATCGCCTTGCAGGATTTATCGGCTTTTGTTCCGGCTTTTGGTTCCTTCAAGGAAAAATTGCAAGTAGAGGTACAGACAGACGGCACCATCAATCAACTGAATTGCCCGCACCTTTCCGTCTCTGTCGGAAATCATTTTTATCTGAGGGGAGACGTATCTCTACAAGACCTTTCCCATCCGGAAAATGCTTATATATTCGGTAATTTGTCCAATTTGTACGCAGACCCGGAAGGAATTGCCTTCTTTGTCCGGAATTTCAGCAAGAACTATAATGGAGTACCTCCCGTCCTGCAACACTTAGGAACGGTTTCCTTCCGTGGAGAAGTCTCGGGCTACTTCACAGACCTCGTAACTTACGGACAAGTACGCACTGACATCGGAACCATCCAAACTGACGTAAAACTAAGTTCTAACAAAGATAAAGGTTATTTTGCCTATTCCGGTGCAGTGAAAACCAAAGAGTTTGAGCTGGGCAAGATGCTGGGTAACAAAAAACTGGGTAAAGTAACTTTCAATCTGGATGTCAACAGCAGCCATTACGAAAACCAATACCCGTCCGTACTGCTGAAAGGGCTGGTTGCCTCCATTGATTACAGCGACTACAATTACGAAAATATCACCCTAGATGGAGAATACAAGCAGGGAGGCTTCACGGGAAAAATCGCCTTGGATGACACCAATGGTTCTGTTATTTTGAACGGTACCATCAATACCGCCAGTCGGGTACCGACTTTCAACTTTCAGGCAAGCATCGACAAATTTCGTCCTCATGCCCTACATCTGACACCCAACTATGAAGATACGGAAATATCAGTCAAAGTCAAGGCGGACTTCACCGGCGGTTCCATTGACGAGATGAACGGTGAAATCAACATTGACAGCTTATCGTTCGCAGCTCCGGAAACACAATACTTCCTGGACAACCTGAAGATATCCGCCATAAGAGAAAGCGAAAACCAGAAACGGCTGACCATCCAATCCAACTTTCTCCAAGGTAGCATAGAAGGCGATTATTCTTATCGTACCCTGCCTGCCAGTGTACTGAATATCATGCGTCGTTATATCCCCGCCTTGATTCTGCCAGACAAGAAACCCATAGAGACGGAGAACAATTTCCATTTCGACATGCACATTTACAATACGGAACTGCTCTCCACCGTCTTTCAGATTCCGGTAAAAGTATATACCCATTCCACCATTAAAGGATACTTCAATGACAAGGCACAGCGGCTCCGTGTAGAAGGCTATTTTCCTCGTCTCCGCTATGAAAACAAATTCATCGAATCCGGAATGTTCCTTTGCGAGAATCCCGGTGACCAGTTTCATACACGCCTACGCTTCAGCAACCGTAAATCAAGCGGCGCTGTCAATATAGCTTTAGAAGCGCAAGCCCAGAACAACAGCATACAGACCACGCTGAACTGGGGTAACAGCAGCACTGTAACCTACAGCGGGAAACTCGCCGCCGTCGCCCACTTCATCCGTGAACAGAAAGAAGCGAATGAAAACAAGAGGAAACTTCCCCCCTTAAAAACCGTCATTGATGTCCAGCCCACCAACGTGATACTGAACGATACACTGTGGGATATACATCCTTCCCAGGTAGTACTCGACTCCGGCAAAGTGTATGTCAATGATTTCTACTTCAGCCATAAAGACCGGCACTTGCGTATCAATGGCATCGTTTCACCACATCCCGAAGATACAGTACGTCTGGATTTGAAGGAAATCAACATCGGTTATGTGTTCGACATTGCAGACCTCGGAGTCAATTTCAAAGGAGAAGCCACCGGTCCGGCTTTCGCCAGCGGAGTACTGGAAAAACCCGTCATGAGCACCGATTTGTTTATCCGCAACCTCGGATTGAACGAAGGCTTGCTGGGGGACGCCAACATACACGGAGAATGGCATCACGATGTGAAGGGCATCTATCTGGATGCCCATATCCAGGAGAAAGATATCGCCAAAAGCCATGTGTATGGCTATGTCTATCCCTTGAAGCCCACCAGTTCATTGGATCTCCAAATTGAAGCGGGCGGTACCAACTTGAAGTTTATACATCATTATATGAGCAGCATCACGCCCGAATTCAACGGACGTGCCACCGGCCATGTACATTTCTATGGCAAATTCAAGGCTCTCACCATGGAAGGGCGTGTATTCGGCGATGCTTCCATGAAGGTAGACGTGCTCAACACCACTTTCTCCGTCAAAGACAGCATCTACATCGAGCCCGGCGGGTTGACCTTCCGCAACAACCGCATTTTCGACACGCAAGGGCATCAAGGCAGCATGAGCGGCTATCTGCACTATCAGCATTTCAAGAACCTGGAGTACCGTTTCAATTTCAATGTCAACGACATGCTGGTGATGAATACCAAAGAATCACCGGACTATCCCTTCTACGGCACCGTCTACGGTACGGGGAATGCCACTATTGCCGGTAATGCCCAAGATGGCGTTAACATTGACGTTGCAATGACTACCAATCGTAACACCACCTTTACCTATATAAAGGATAACGTATCTACAGCGGTCAGCAACCAGTTCATCAAGTTTGTGGACAAGACGCCACGCCGTGCCGTACAAGACTCTGTCCGCCTTTCCGACTACGAGATTGCCCAAAAGGAAATCGAGGAAGAGAAAGAGAGCGACACTGACATCCGGCTGAATCTCTTGGTAGACGCCACCCCCGACGCTACCATGAAGATTATCATGGACCCTATCGCCGGCGACTATATCAGTGGACGGGGAACCGGAAATATCCGTACTGAGTTCTTCAATAAAGGAGATGTAAAGATGTTCGGCAGTTACCGAATAAGCCAGGGAGTCTATAAATTCAGTCTGCAAGAGGTTATCCGAAAGGACTTTATTATCAGGGATGGAAGTACCATTACATTCAACGGTTCGCCGCTGGATGCCACTCTGGACATAAAAGCAGGCTATACGGTCAACTCAGCATCCTTAAATGACCTAATGCCCAACGAGGCAACCTCCGGCTACATCAGCCAAACAAATGTAAAAGTGAACTGTATGATGGACCTTACCGGACAATTGACTTCACCCGATGTAAAATTCGACATCGAGCTGCCCAACGAACGCGATGAAGTGCAGGCCATTGTCCGTAACTATATTCCTACTGACGAGCAAATGAACATGCAGATACTCTATCTGTTGGCTATCGGCAAGTTCTATACCCCGGAAAACTTGGGAGCCACCCAGAATTCGAATATGATGTCCAGTGTTGTTTCATCCACCCTTTCCGGACAGTTGAATAACGCTTTATCGAACATTCTCGATGTTAATAACTGGAACTTCGGCACCAATTTCAGTACCGGTGAAAGAGGCTGGACAGACATGGAGTTCGAGACCATGCTTTCGGGGCAATTATTGAATAACCGACTACTTATCAATGGTAATTTTGGTTATCGTGACAATCCGATGGCAAATACCAATTTTGTGGGAGACTTTGAAGCGGAATGGCTCGTCAACCGTTCCGGAGACATCCGCCTGAAAGCGTACAACGAAACGAACGACCGCTACTACACCCGGACAAATCTGACAACACAAGGTATTGGTATTATCTTCAAAAAGGATTTCAACAAATGGAGTGAACTCCTTTTCTGGAACAGATGGAAACTCAACCGGCTGAGAAAGGAACAAGAAATAAAACAAGATACTCTATCCACTGATAAAATAAACACAGAACGGCAGATACCCGAGGCACAATCAAAGCGGAAAAGGGAGCAAAAGTAAGATTGACGTTCTTACTGTCCACACTGAAGGCTTTAGAGCAAGCAAATAGGCTAAAATACAGCATTTTAAATGGCTACACCCTTTGTGCCTAAAGGTGTAGCCATCACTCTACGATGGTATAGGCATTCAAGGCAAAGGGTGTAGCCATAAAAATACATCAGAAAGGTAATGGCCCATCCGACCCCACACCTCCAAACGGGTTGTCCGTCTGTGGCGGAAAATCAGCAGCCGATGGAGGTGGCGGTGTTGCCGTACTTCCGATAGGCGCATTCATACGTGAACCGAATGTAGCTCCTCCACCCTCCGTCGGAGGTGGGATAACCATATCATCCTCCGGATTCTGGAAACGGGTGTACTGTCCGATAAATCTCAGACGCACATCCCCCACAGCACCGTTACGGTGCTTTGCTATGATGATTTCCGCCATACCGCGCAAGTCACTGCCATCGGCAGAAGTATAAATCTTGTAATATTCGGGACGGTGAATGAAGCACACCATATCGGCATCCTGCTCGATGGCACCGGATTCACGAAGGTCGCTCAACTGGGGACGCTTGCCTTCCTCGCCTTCACGGTTCTCCACACCACGGTTCAACTGCGACAGAGCGATGATAGGAATGTTCAGCTCCTTGGCCAAACCTTTCAATGAACGCGAAATGGTACTAACTTCTTCCTGACGGCTGCCGAAAGACATTCCGCTTGCATTCATCAGCTGAAGGTAGTCGATGATGATAATCTTCACTCCGTGCTCACGTACCAGACGCCGTGCCTTCGTACGGAGTTCGAATACCGACAAAGAAGGCGTATCATCCACATAAAGCGGAGCATCCAGCAAGTCACGCAGTTTGTAATCCAACTGCTGCCATTCATAGTCCGCCAACTGGCCACTCTTGATTTTCTCACTCGGAATCTCGCACACGTTGGATATCAGACGGTTCACCAGCTGCACGTTACTCATTTCAAGCGAGAACAGCGCTACGGGATTGCGGAAATTCACGGCAATGTTTTTTGCCATGGAAAGTACGAACGCCGTTTTACCCATGGCAGGACGGGCTGCAATAATGATGAGGTCGGACTTCTGCCATCCGGAAGTCATCTTGTCCAGCTTGGTATACCCACTTTCCAAGCCACTCAAACCATCGGTACGGGCGGCAGCTTTCTGAATCAAATCATAGGCTTCGGCAATGACGGGATTAATTTGTGTATAATCCTTCTTCATGTTCTGCTGGGAAATCTCGAACAGCTTTCCTTCGGCCTCCTGCATCAGGTCGTCCACGTCCAGCGTCTCGTCGAAAGCCTTGCTCTGGATATTACTGGTAAAAGTAATCAATTCACGTGCCAAAGCTTTCTGCGCAATGATACGTGCATGGTATTCGATGTGTGCAGAAGATGCCACCTTACTGCTAAGTTGGGTAATATAGAACGGGCCGCCCACTTCCTCCAATTCTCCCCGCTTTGAAAGCTGCTCCTTCACGGTGAGGATATCGACCGGCTTCTGGTTCACGGCCAAATCGGTAATAGCGGAATATATCAACTGATGTCTATGCTCATAGAATGACTCCGGACGAAGAATTTCACTTACCAGCGAATAAGCGTCCTTCTCAATCATCAAGGCTCCCAAGACAGCTTCTTCCAGCTCCGGCGCTTGCGGCTGGATACGTCCGTAGTCTGTTACGGGCTGTGGTGCCTTTCCTTTCGGAGTACGGGATGTTCTTCTTTGTTCTGCCACTTTAAGAATTAAAAATTGAAAATTAAAAATTAAATGAACTTCCCTTTTTAGAAAGGGGAAGCAAAGATAGTGCAAACCGAATACATAACTTTCATGCTTGCATGAAAAAGTTATGTTGAGGTGCAGCCTATCTTCGCTCGTATGGCAAAGATAAGCGAATTTATTTATAAGCAGTAAATAAATCATTGTTAAGTTTTCAATCTACTATGAACAGAAATCACTAACTTTGTCTTCGGAAGCTGCACTCCAATAGCTTCTCCTTTTAATTTTAAATTATTAATTCTTAATTTTCAACGCCATGCTGACTTTTCCAAATGCCAAAATAAACCTGGGACTGAATATCACAGAAAAGCGTCCGGACGGATACCATAATCTGGAAACCATTTTCTATCCGGTTCCCATAGAAGATGCTTTGGAAATAAATATCTTGAACAAAGGAAACGGAAAGTTCCGTCTGCATCAAGCAGGTCTGGAAATTGAGGAAGAAGCAGAGAGTAACCTGGTAGTGAAAGCCTACAAGTTACTGGATGACCGGTTCAACCTTCCTCCGGTAGATATTCATCTCTTCAAGCATATTCCCTCGGGAGCCGGACTGGGTGGCGGTTCGGCCGATGCAGCCTTCATGCTGAAGCTTCTGAATAATAAGTTTGAACTCGGACTGCCGGATGACACTCTGGAAGAGTATGCCGCCAAGCTGGGTGCCGATTGTGCCTTCTTCATCAAAAACCGTCCGACTTACGCAGAAGGTATCGGAAACATATTTTCTCCCCTTCCCCTCTCACTGAAAGGATATCGGATATGGTTGGTGAAGCCGGACATTTTCG
This genomic window contains:
- a CDS encoding DUF4295 domain-containing protein; the protein is MAKKAVATLHEGSKEGRSYTKVIKMVKSPKTGAYIFDEQMVRNEDVQNFFKK
- the rpmG gene encoding 50S ribosomal protein L33, coding for MAKKAKGNRVQVILECTEHKDSGMPGTSRYITTKNRKNTTERLELKKYNPILKRVTVHKEIK
- the rpmB gene encoding 50S ribosomal protein L28, whose amino-acid sequence is MSKICQITGKKAMIGNNVSHSKRRTKRTFDLNLFNKKFYYVEQDCWISLSICANGLRIINKKGLDAALKDAVAKGYCDWKSIKVIG
- a CDS encoding CinA family protein, encoding MKLEEKVGELLKAKKLSLSTAESCTGGGIAALITSVPGSSEYFNGSIVAYSNEIKMSLLHVSAETLEKHGAVSRETVTEMVKGAMKTLKTDCAVATSGIAGPGGGTPEKPVGTVWIAAAYKNEIVSMKQEGDEGRKGNVEKAIQNALLLLCEKLK
- the tsaD gene encoding tRNA (adenosine(37)-N6)-threonylcarbamoyltransferase complex transferase subunit TsaD; the encoded protein is MSTIILGIESSCDDTSAAVIKDGYLLSNVVASQAVHEAYGGVVPELASRAHQQNIVPVVHEALKRAGVTKEELSAVAFTRGPGLMGSLLVGVSFAKGFARSLGIPMIDVNHLTGHVLAHFIKAEGEDNVQPEFPFLCLLVSGGNSQIILVKAYNDMEILGQTIDDAAGEAIDKCSKVMGLGYPGGPIIDKLARQGNPKAFSFSKPHIPGLDYSFSGLKTSFLYSLRDWMKDDPDFIEHHKTDLAASLEATVVDILMDKLRKAAKQYKIKEVAVAGGVSANNGLRNAFREHAGKYGWKIFIPKFSYTTDNAAMIAITGYFKYMDKDFCPMEAPAYSRVTLG
- a CDS encoding translocation/assembly module TamB domain-containing protein, which encodes MSVFVANELASILDSKISIGRINIGLLNRIIIDDLLLDDQSSKEMLKVTRLSAKFDILPLFSGKISISNIQLFGFNINLNKQTPKDKPNFQFVLDAFASKDTVQKKNNLDLRINSLLIRRGKVSYDVLSEKETPGKFNPQHLRLRNIIANISLKALQNDSINAAIKRLSIEEEHSGFELKKLSLKVIGNDQRMKIENFAIDLPNTSLAMDTIHMDYDSLGAFDNLAQDVRFSFHLLPSQIALQDLSAFVPAFGSFKEKLQVEVQTDGTINQLNCPHLSVSVGNHFYLRGDVSLQDLSHPENAYIFGNLSNLYADPEGIAFFVRNFSKNYNGVPPVLQHLGTVSFRGEVSGYFTDLVTYGQVRTDIGTIQTDVKLSSNKDKGYFAYSGAVKTKEFELGKMLGNKKLGKVTFNLDVNSSHYENQYPSVLLKGLVASIDYSDYNYENITLDGEYKQGGFTGKIALDDTNGSVILNGTINTASRVPTFNFQASIDKFRPHALHLTPNYEDTEISVKVKADFTGGSIDEMNGEINIDSLSFAAPETQYFLDNLKISAIRESENQKRLTIQSNFLQGSIEGDYSYRTLPASVLNIMRRYIPALILPDKKPIETENNFHFDMHIYNTELLSTVFQIPVKVYTHSTIKGYFNDKAQRLRVEGYFPRLRYENKFIESGMFLCENPGDQFHTRLRFSNRKSSGAVNIALEAQAQNNSIQTTLNWGNSSTVTYSGKLAAVAHFIREQKEANENKRKLPPLKTVIDVQPTNVILNDTLWDIHPSQVVLDSGKVYVNDFYFSHKDRHLRINGIVSPHPEDTVRLDLKEINIGYVFDIADLGVNFKGEATGPAFASGVLEKPVMSTDLFIRNLGLNEGLLGDANIHGEWHHDVKGIYLDAHIQEKDIAKSHVYGYVYPLKPTSSLDLQIEAGGTNLKFIHHYMSSITPEFNGRATGHVHFYGKFKALTMEGRVFGDASMKVDVLNTTFSVKDSIYIEPGGLTFRNNRIFDTQGHQGSMSGYLHYQHFKNLEYRFNFNVNDMLVMNTKESPDYPFYGTVYGTGNATIAGNAQDGVNIDVAMTTNRNTTFTYIKDNVSTAVSNQFIKFVDKTPRRAVQDSVRLSDYEIAQKEIEEEKESDTDIRLNLLVDATPDATMKIIMDPIAGDYISGRGTGNIRTEFFNKGDVKMFGSYRISQGVYKFSLQEVIRKDFIIRDGSTITFNGSPLDATLDIKAGYTVNSASLNDLMPNEATSGYISQTNVKVNCMMDLTGQLTSPDVKFDIELPNERDEVQAIVRNYIPTDEQMNMQILYLLAIGKFYTPENLGATQNSNMMSSVVSSTLSGQLNNALSNILDVNNWNFGTNFSTGERGWTDMEFETMLSGQLLNNRLLINGNFGYRDNPMANTNFVGDFEAEWLVNRSGDIRLKAYNETNDRYYTRTNLTTQGIGIIFKKDFNKWSELLFWNRWKLNRLRKEQEIKQDTLSTDKINTERQIPEAQSKRKREQK
- the dnaB gene encoding replicative DNA helicase; protein product: MAEQRRTSRTPKGKAPQPVTDYGRIQPQAPELEEAVLGALMIEKDAYSLVSEILRPESFYEHRHQLIYSAITDLAVNQKPVDILTVKEQLSKRGELEEVGGPFYITQLSSKVASSAHIEYHARIIAQKALARELITFTSNIQSKAFDETLDVDDLMQEAEGKLFEISQQNMKKDYTQINPVIAEAYDLIQKAAARTDGLSGLESGYTKLDKMTSGWQKSDLIIIAARPAMGKTAFVLSMAKNIAVNFRNPVALFSLEMSNVQLVNRLISNVCEIPSEKIKSGQLADYEWQQLDYKLRDLLDAPLYVDDTPSLSVFELRTKARRLVREHGVKIIIIDYLQLMNASGMSFGSRQEEVSTISRSLKGLAKELNIPIIALSQLNRGVENREGEEGKRPQLSDLRESGAIEQDADMVCFIHRPEYYKIYTSADGSDLRGMAEIIIAKHRNGAVGDVRLRFIGQYTRFQNPEDDMVIPPPTEGGGATFGSRMNAPIGSTATPPPPSAADFPPQTDNPFGGVGSDGPLPF
- the ispE gene encoding 4-(cytidine 5'-diphospho)-2-C-methyl-D-erythritol kinase encodes the protein MLTFPNAKINLGLNITEKRPDGYHNLETIFYPVPIEDALEINILNKGNGKFRLHQAGLEIEEEAESNLVVKAYKLLDDRFNLPPVDIHLFKHIPSGAGLGGGSADAAFMLKLLNNKFELGLPDDTLEEYAAKLGADCAFFIKNRPTYAEGIGNIFSPLPLSLKGYRIWLVKPDIFVSTRDAFAKIKPHHPEMSLKEIAQLPVEEWNGRMVNDFEESVFPQFPAIGEIKEEMYRQGAVYASMSGSGSSVYGLFKEDAVLPEVDFGEKAFVYKGQFTDI